The following are encoded in a window of Deinococcus depolymerans genomic DNA:
- a CDS encoding very short patch repair endonuclease — MPDRLTKEQRSALMGRVRQKDTAPELALRSALHRRGLRFRKNVRGLPGSPDVVFPGAKVAVFVDGDFWHGRDFAAWSAKLQPFWKAKIERNIERDRGNVADLEALGWQVLRVWEKDVKKRLPDVVEEVASLVSARRATR; from the coding sequence ATGCCCGACCGACTCACGAAGGAGCAGCGCAGCGCCCTCATGGGCAGGGTTCGGCAGAAGGACACGGCCCCCGAACTCGCCCTGCGTTCCGCGCTCCACCGGCGCGGCCTGCGTTTCAGGAAGAACGTCAGAGGCCTGCCGGGATCGCCGGACGTCGTGTTCCCGGGCGCGAAGGTGGCGGTGTTCGTCGACGGCGACTTCTGGCACGGCCGGGACTTCGCGGCCTGGTCCGCGAAACTCCAGCCCTTCTGGAAGGCCAAGATCGAACGCAACATCGAACGCGACCGCGGCAACGTCGCCGACCTGGAAGCCCTGGGTTGGCAGGTCCTCCGGGTGTGGGAGAAGGACGTGAAGAAACGTCTCCCCGACGTGGTGGAAGAAGTCGCCTCGCTCGTCTCTGCCCGTCGCGCCACCCGCTGA
- the drmC gene encoding DISARM system phospholipase D-like protein DrmC, whose translation MTPASSSDVSGQRLWRAVAAVAHEWPPGHVRRLAERLEHSGPRSAGGSALERELVAAWTATTVTPGELAAALDAAAATAEHLRGEEGVDLVWTGPVTEEVPMRRTESVLAEVVGEAVRTVQVVNFVAYEVPSVSAALRDAVARGVEVSVVLEAPTTLGGRLDTDCVSAMRAAVPGATVYVWTEQEAGRRGVVHAKCAVADGRIALVTSANITDAALSRNMELGVLIRGGRLPARLARHLRALVDRRVLSPAE comes from the coding sequence GTGACGCCGGCTTCTTCGAGTGACGTGAGCGGACAGCGACTCTGGCGAGCGGTGGCGGCCGTCGCGCACGAATGGCCGCCCGGCCACGTCCGGCGGCTGGCCGAGCGTCTGGAGCACTCGGGCCCGCGCTCCGCAGGCGGCTCCGCGCTCGAGCGGGAACTCGTCGCGGCCTGGACGGCCACGACGGTCACCCCCGGCGAGTTGGCGGCGGCCCTGGACGCCGCGGCGGCCACGGCGGAACACCTGCGCGGAGAGGAGGGCGTGGATCTCGTCTGGACGGGCCCCGTGACCGAGGAGGTCCCGATGCGGCGCACGGAGAGCGTCCTGGCGGAAGTGGTCGGGGAAGCCGTCCGCACCGTGCAGGTCGTCAATTTCGTCGCCTACGAGGTTCCGTCCGTATCGGCCGCCCTCCGCGACGCGGTCGCCCGGGGCGTGGAGGTCTCCGTCGTGCTCGAAGCGCCGACGACGCTGGGAGGGCGACTCGACACGGACTGCGTCTCGGCCATGCGCGCCGCCGTACCGGGCGCCACCGTGTACGTGTGGACGGAACAGGAAGCCGGACGGCGTGGAGTCGTGCACGCCAAGTGCGCGGTCGCGGACGGCAGGATCGCGCTGGTGACGAGTGCGAACATCACGGACGCGGCGCTGTCCAGGAACATGGAGTTGGGCGTGCTGATCCGCGGCGGCCGACTCCCTGCGCGTCTGGCCCGGCACCTGCGGGCACTCGTCGATCGGCGCGTGCTCTCGCCCGCCGAGTGA